In a genomic window of Lepisosteus oculatus isolate fLepOcu1 chromosome 5, fLepOcu1.hap2, whole genome shotgun sequence:
- the LOC102685180 gene encoding ras-related protein Rab-39A yields the protein MEAIWIYQFRLIVIGDSTVGKSCLLRRFTEGKFTDVSDPTVGVDFFARLVEIEPGKRIKLQLWDTAGQERFRSITRSYYRNSVGGLLVFDLTNRRSFEHLKDWLDESKMYVQPFEIVFLLVGHKCDAGHQRQVSREEAERFALACGMKYIETSAKDATNVEESFTILTRDIYERVKRGHISIQEDWEGVKSGFIPNVVHSSEEAVKPGRRCPC from the exons ATGGAAGCGATTTGGATTTACCAGTTCAGATTGATCGTAATAGGTGACTCGACGGTGGGAAAATCTTGTTTGCTGCGTCGTTTTACCGAGGGCAAGTTTACCGATGTTTCTGACCCTACGGTAGGAGTCGACTTTTTTGCCCGACTAGTTGAGATTGAACCGGGGAAGCGAATCAAACTACAACTCTGGGATACAGCGGGTCAGGAAAGATTCAG gtCTATAACGCGTTCTTACTATCGCAACTCAGTGGGAGGACTCCTGGTTTTTGACTTGACCAATCGGAGGTCCTTTGAGCACCTGAAGGACTGGTTAGATGAATCCAAGATGTACGTGCAGCCCTTTGAGATCGTGTTTCTTCTGGTGGGGCACAAGTGTGACGCTGGACACCAACGGCAAGTGAGCCGGGAGGAAGCCGAGAGATTTGCGCTGGCTTGCGGGATGAAATACATAGAGACCTCGGCGAAAGACGCCACGAACGTGGAGGAGTCCTTCACCATCCTCACCCGAGACATCTATGAGCGAGTGAAGAGGGGGCACATAAGCATTCAGGAGGACTGGGAAGGTGTCAAAAGCGGTTTCATTCCAAACGTAGTCCACTCCTCCGAGGAAGCTGTAAAACCTGGAAGGAGGTGCCCATGCTAG